One stretch of Ictalurus punctatus breed USDA103 chromosome 5, Coco_2.0, whole genome shotgun sequence DNA includes these proteins:
- the dcp1a gene encoding mRNA-decapping enzyme 1A, whose translation MLAFKMESVNKAGHLMSLAALQQYDPYINKLLDVTGQVALYKFNSKANEWEKTDIEGTLFVYARSASPHHGFTIMNRLSTENLVEPINKDLEFQLQDPFLLYRNASLGIYSIWFYDKADCQRIAQLMVQIVKQETLRAQQASPDRGRTNGCVETRPMDILELLSKAKEEYHRVNTDVTPTPDPVKVESMKPTVIAAQQEKQTHGVVKQITVEELFGSSLPKNPTPPAESISGENFLRGMSYGPPPVPLEPLLTQCLSANPLLPQHSISPALMAPSGAENVPALGGHRGQTGPQAAPKYINPLKNDGHGIPKPTAVPGFMPSTLVTPQSFREPTAKAPAVFTSKPAASAQTKEAGTFAQPQATNLVKPIPTKAGLVVPGDEPSLLLSPSVFQQSTTKAPELPRNPAPPPSPPASLGAGDLPSTVYSKTQLQDVLIHLIKNDAHFLSTIHEAYMQSLTKDLSNVKL comes from the exons ATGCTAGCGTTCAAGATGGAGTCCGTCAACAAAGCTGGACATCTGATGAGTCTAGCGGCTCTGCAGCAGTATGACCCTTATATTAACAAGCTGCTCGACGTTACCGGGCAGGTAGCGCTGTATAAATTCAACTCAAAAGCAAACGAATGG gaAAAGACTGATATTGAAGGCACCTTATTTGTGTACGCCAG GTCAGCATCACCACATCACGGTTTCACTATTATGAACCGTCTAAGCACTGAGAACCTGGTGGAGCCGATTAATAAAGATTTGGAGTTTCAGCTTCAGGATCCGTTCCTCTTGTACCGGAATGCCAGCT tggGAATCTACAGTATCTGGTTCTACGACAAGGCCGACTGTCAGCGCATAGCACAGTTGATGGTACA AATAGTGAAGCAGGAGACATTGAGGGCTCAGCAGGCCTCTCCAGATCGAGGACGAACGAATGGTTGTGTTGAGACGAGACCGATGGATATCCTGGAGCTGCTGAGCAAAGCCAAAGAGGAGTACCACAGG GTTAACACAGACGTCACTCCAACTCCAGACCCAGTTAAAGTAGAGAGCATGAAGCCTACGGTTATTGCTGCTCAGCAGGAGAAG CAAACACACGGTGTGGTGAAGCAGATCACAGTGGAGGAGCTGTTCGGCAGCTCTTTACCCAAAAACCCAACCCCTCCAGCAGAATCAATTTCTGGCGAGAATTTCTTGCGTGGAATGAGCTACGGCCCTCCTCCCGTCCCCCTGGAGCCCCTTCTCACACAGTGTCTCTCAGCCAATCCCCTGCTCCCTCAGCACTCTATCTCTCCCGCCCTAATGGCTCCAAGCGGGGCTGAGAACGTTCCAGCACTTGGAGGGCATCGTGGGCAGACTGGGCCTCAGGCTGCGCCTAAGTATATAAATCCACTCAAAAACGATGGCCACGGGATCCCAAAGCCGACAGCAGTGCCAGGCTTCATGCCCAGCACGCTAGTCACGCCACAAAGTTTCCGAGAACCTACAGCCAAAGCACCAGCAGTTTTCACCAGCAAACCCGCAGCATCTGCACAA ACTAAAGAAGCTGGTACTTTTGCACAGCCGCAAGCCACAAATCTGGTCAAACCCATTCCA ACCAAGGCGGGGCTAGTTGTGCCAGGGGACGAGCCGTCGTTGCTACTTTCCCCCAGTGTGTTCCAGCAGTCCACTACAAAAGCACCAGAGCTGCCAAGAAATCCTGCTCCTCCACCGTCACCCCCTGCCTCTCTGGGGGCTGGAGATCTTCCCTCAACAGTGTACAGCAAGACACAGCTTCAAGACGTTCTTATACATTTGATAAAG AACGATGCCCACTTCCTCAGCACAATCCATGAAGCGTATATGCAGAGCCTCACCAAAGACCTCAGCAATGTCAAACTATAG